A window of the Chloroflexus sp. Y-396-1 genome harbors these coding sequences:
- a CDS encoding nuclease-related domain-containing protein → MAVQVWIGEKPEHPQERRAILGVAQALEKLEGLFLILANFNVNGRNIDLVIIKHDAIVIIELKHCDGRVIGSVNGPWIVEGRNGEQKRLNPGRKNPYNQVISYFHALTNFLNEHRREFLSGQKANDVDFRTCKRLIVIAPRIEEGSQLDLDWKVEVRGLDELPAYMITERSSEIELSEEEMLAIPKLLHCTPWTELNEVVREDSTPATTTPTAPPWHVQVRNALQTTAGRLVAIFASLSLVLLLILFLRPPAPVPRADSPLTPITLGTSTDSAILSFNTTTSFCRWNGYQLVGKRWDSSTQSWQNVAVGEVTTGTAPDIIVALEQIDACSDRIEITWSVQNNTGRPVNLPLRHDNIKISDGLGNDYPLANDDSRPAVINVLPGARQRGIAVVRRQLAANASTLRIKLIEQPFGEASFIVALQP, encoded by the coding sequence ATGGCCGTTCAGGTCTGGATCGGCGAAAAACCAGAACATCCGCAAGAACGACGGGCTATTCTGGGGGTGGCCCAAGCCCTCGAAAAGCTCGAGGGTCTGTTCCTGATCCTGGCCAATTTCAACGTAAATGGCCGTAACATCGATCTGGTTATTATCAAGCACGACGCGATTGTCATTATCGAGCTAAAACATTGTGATGGGCGCGTGATTGGGAGTGTCAATGGGCCATGGATCGTTGAGGGGCGCAATGGTGAACAGAAGCGGCTCAACCCTGGCCGCAAAAATCCGTACAATCAGGTCATTTCGTATTTTCACGCGCTGACCAATTTCCTCAACGAACATCGACGGGAATTTCTCTCGGGGCAAAAGGCGAATGATGTTGACTTTCGTACCTGCAAGCGCCTGATCGTTATTGCTCCTCGCATTGAAGAGGGTTCGCAACTCGATCTTGACTGGAAAGTTGAGGTACGTGGGCTTGATGAGTTGCCCGCGTATATGATTACCGAGCGCTCCTCTGAGATTGAATTAAGTGAAGAGGAGATGCTGGCGATTCCAAAACTCTTACACTGCACCCCCTGGACGGAATTGAATGAGGTGGTGCGGGAAGATTCTACGCCTGCCACCACGACACCTACAGCTCCGCCATGGCATGTGCAGGTGCGAAATGCGCTACAAACAACGGCCGGTCGGCTAGTTGCCATTTTTGCGAGTCTGTCTCTTGTTCTGCTACTTATTCTCTTCTTGCGGCCACCGGCTCCGGTGCCTCGAGCGGACAGCCCGCTTACTCCCATCACGTTAGGAACTTCTACTGACAGTGCAATTTTGAGTTTCAACACAACGACCAGCTTCTGTCGTTGGAACGGCTATCAATTGGTCGGTAAACGCTGGGATAGCAGCACACAGAGCTGGCAGAACGTTGCGGTCGGAGAAGTAACAACCGGTACTGCGCCCGACATTATTGTTGCACTTGAGCAGATCGATGCCTGTAGTGACCGGATTGAGATCACGTGGAGCGTTCAAAACAACACCGGTCGTCCGGTGAATTTACCGCTGCGCCACGACAATATCAAGATTAGTGACGGTCTGGGGAACGATTATCCGCTGGCAAACGACGATTCGCGTCCGGCGGTCATCAACGTACTCCCCGGTGCCAGGCAGCGTGGAATTGCTGTTGTGCGTCGGCAACTGGCCGCCAATGCTAGTACGCTCCGCATTAAGCTTATCGAGCAGCCGTTTGGTGAAGCCAGTTTTATAGTCGCGCTCCAGCCGTAA
- the uvrB gene encoding excinuclease ABC subunit UvrB has translation MSFRIEAPYQPTGDQPRAIEQLVAGLRAGYRHQTLLGATGTGKTFVMAHIFAQMQRPTLVLAHNKTLVSQLWAEFREFLPDAAVEMFISYYDEYTPEAYVPSKDLYIEKEASINEEIDRLRHAATQALLTRRDVLIVASVSAIFGLGSPHDYGQEKITLRVGEVRNRDKLLRQLIDLQFERKDMDFQRGTFRVRGDTLDIIPANAETAIRVEFWGDEIERIVELDPLTGEILLRHTAVEIYPAKHFVTTKEKLQLAIASIQDELNERVRELEAAGKLLEAQRLKQRTLYDLEMLSEIGYCSGIENYSRHLDGRAPGQTPWTLLDYFPDDFLIFIDESHITIPQLRGMYNGDRQRKQTLVDYGFRLPSALDNRPLRFEEFEQHVYQVIYVSATPGPYEREKSEQIVEQIIRPTGLLDPEVEVRPTRGQIDDLLGEIRRRVERKQRVLVTTLTKRMAEDLADYLKEMGVRTMYLHADIDTIERVEILRDLRLGVYDVVVGINLLREGLDLPEVSLVAILDADKEGYLRSETSLIQIIGRAARHVEGKVIMYADTITRSMEAAIRETQRRRDIQMAHNLRYGITPQGIAKGVRDLTDRIRKLAEERGEYVATPATAVPVDLPRDEVLKLIKDLEKQMKQAAKELAFEKAAALRDQIVELRKTLALSE, from the coding sequence ATGTCGTTCCGGATCGAAGCGCCTTATCAGCCCACTGGCGATCAACCGCGTGCCATCGAGCAACTGGTTGCCGGTCTGCGAGCAGGTTATCGCCATCAAACGCTGCTTGGCGCTACCGGCACCGGTAAAACGTTCGTCATGGCCCATATCTTCGCGCAGATGCAGCGACCAACGTTAGTTTTGGCGCATAACAAAACGTTGGTATCGCAACTTTGGGCTGAGTTCCGCGAATTCCTGCCCGATGCTGCGGTTGAAATGTTCATCTCGTACTACGATGAATACACGCCAGAAGCCTACGTTCCCTCGAAAGACCTCTACATCGAAAAAGAGGCCAGTATCAACGAGGAGATCGACCGGCTCCGTCACGCCGCAACTCAGGCCTTGCTTACTCGACGTGATGTGCTAATCGTTGCTTCGGTTTCGGCTATTTTTGGTCTCGGTTCACCGCATGATTACGGGCAAGAGAAGATTACATTGCGTGTTGGTGAAGTGCGGAATCGCGATAAGCTCCTGCGCCAGTTGATCGATTTGCAGTTTGAGCGCAAGGATATGGATTTTCAGCGGGGAACGTTCCGAGTGCGCGGTGATACCCTCGATATAATTCCCGCCAACGCCGAGACGGCCATCCGCGTGGAGTTCTGGGGTGATGAGATCGAACGCATCGTTGAACTCGATCCACTGACCGGCGAGATTCTGCTACGGCATACCGCAGTTGAGATTTATCCGGCCAAGCACTTCGTCACTACTAAAGAAAAATTGCAGTTAGCCATTGCCAGTATTCAAGACGAACTGAACGAACGGGTTCGCGAACTCGAAGCGGCCGGTAAACTGCTGGAAGCGCAGCGGTTGAAACAACGTACACTCTATGATCTCGAAATGCTGAGCGAGATCGGGTATTGTAGCGGGATTGAGAACTATTCGCGGCATCTCGATGGCCGTGCTCCCGGTCAGACACCGTGGACTCTGCTTGACTATTTTCCCGATGATTTTCTGATCTTTATCGATGAGAGTCACATTACCATCCCGCAGTTGCGCGGTATGTATAACGGTGACCGGCAACGCAAGCAGACGCTGGTTGATTACGGGTTCCGTCTGCCCTCGGCTCTTGACAACCGACCACTGCGGTTTGAGGAATTCGAGCAGCACGTCTATCAGGTTATCTACGTCTCGGCCACCCCTGGCCCCTACGAACGCGAGAAGAGCGAACAGATCGTCGAGCAGATTATTCGTCCAACCGGTTTGCTCGATCCTGAAGTGGAAGTTCGCCCAACCCGCGGCCAGATCGACGATCTGCTGGGCGAGATTCGACGGCGAGTTGAGCGCAAACAGCGCGTATTAGTCACGACCCTCACGAAACGCATGGCCGAAGACCTGGCCGACTATCTCAAAGAGATGGGGGTGCGCACAATGTACCTCCATGCCGATATTGATACCATTGAACGGGTAGAGATTCTGCGTGATTTGCGGTTGGGCGTCTACGACGTCGTTGTTGGCATTAACTTGTTGCGCGAAGGGCTTGACCTGCCTGAAGTGAGTTTGGTTGCAATTCTTGATGCCGATAAAGAGGGTTATCTCCGCTCAGAGACCTCACTGATCCAGATCATCGGGCGGGCGGCCCGCCACGTTGAAGGCAAGGTCATTATGTATGCCGATACGATCACCCGTTCAATGGAGGCGGCGATCCGCGAGACTCAGCGTCGGCGAGATATTCAGATGGCTCATAACCTACGCTATGGGATTACGCCGCAGGGCATCGCTAAAGGTGTGCGTGATCTCACCGACCGCATTCGCAAGCTGGCTGAAGAACGTGGTGAGTATGTCGCTACTCCGGCCACAGCGGTGCCGGTTGACCTACCCCGTGATGAGGTGTTGAAGTTAATTAAAGACCTGGAAAAACAGATGAAGCAGGCAGCAAAAGAGCTGGCTTTTGAGAAGGCGGCTGCGCTGCGTGACCAGATCGTCGAACTACGCAAAACGTTAGCACTAAGTGAGTGA
- a CDS encoding SIMPL domain-containing protein, translated as MENRLLSIVLALTALVAVLALAAVSLFRPGQTVTAQTGVANMPQIVVIGTGEVKVEPDMASVLIGVETTAPTTQEALAQNSAQAQAIIDQIRQLGIEARDIQTTGINIYPVYDEKGREITGYTVNNTVQVTIRNLAQAGNLIDSVVQVGANRIYGISFGVSDPERVLAQAREAAITNARARAEQMARASGTSLGRVLFITENLGASPIPIPMMAEARAAVGNAAPPIQPGQQTYSASVQVTFELR; from the coding sequence ATGGAAAACCGTCTACTTTCAATCGTTCTTGCACTGACGGCGCTTGTCGCCGTGCTAGCTCTGGCCGCAGTGAGTCTATTTCGTCCGGGGCAAACCGTCACCGCGCAAACCGGTGTCGCCAATATGCCGCAGATCGTGGTGATTGGCACCGGTGAAGTGAAGGTCGAACCCGATATGGCCTCGGTTTTGATAGGTGTAGAGACGACTGCGCCAACGACCCAGGAGGCGTTGGCGCAGAACAGTGCTCAGGCTCAGGCGATTATTGATCAGATTCGACAGCTAGGCATTGAAGCCCGCGACATTCAAACCACCGGGATCAACATCTACCCGGTGTACGATGAGAAAGGACGTGAGATTACCGGTTATACCGTCAATAACACGGTTCAGGTAACCATCCGCAATCTGGCGCAGGCTGGGAATCTGATCGATAGTGTGGTACAGGTTGGCGCTAACCGAATCTACGGTATCAGCTTTGGAGTTAGTGATCCAGAGCGTGTACTGGCCCAGGCCAGGGAAGCTGCCATCACCAATGCTCGTGCACGGGCCGAGCAGATGGCCCGCGCCAGTGGCACATCGTTGGGTCGCGTCTTGTTTATCACCGAAAATCTGGGGGCCAGCCCCATCCCGATCCCAATGATGGCTGAAGCCCGTGCGGCTGTAGGGAATGCAGCCCCGCCCATCCAACCAGGTCAGCAAACCTACAGTGCGTCGGTGCAAGTGACCTTTGAACTCCGCTAG
- a CDS encoding MATE family efflux transporter — protein sequence MQPETVSTEPQVIITQPTLSRSQLEKRVLRLAWPVIGENLLQTMLGVADTILVASLGAVALAGVGAALQVIYVITAALSALSVGVAVLVAQAYGAGRLIEAGALARQGLFWSILIGLPITVIGLLLTPTLIGLFGLAPDVSQVGIDYLAVTMSTITTLTMMLLIGGVLRGVGDSRTPMLITAVANVINVIASAILIFGWAGLPAMGAVGSAWGSVIARLIGAILLAGILWRGRNGVRAGGSGLWWPRIEVLRNILRIGMPAAVEEVLIIGAIASLTPVVATLGTVPLAAHRVAINVLSLSFLPGIGFGLAATALVGQAVGAQRLAEARAVAQIALRWAIIWMGGLGFLFVIFAEGLVRIFNNDPQLVAEGAAAVRIVALTQPAWAMTFALGGALRGLGDTFSPLVISGSAIWICVGLALVIVLWWVSALWGIWLAFLIVGPFEAAVFWRKWQQRITSWQPIS from the coding sequence ATGCAGCCAGAAACTGTCTCGACCGAACCGCAAGTAATAATAACTCAGCCAACACTGTCGCGATCCCAACTTGAAAAACGGGTTTTACGACTGGCCTGGCCGGTTATCGGTGAAAACCTGCTCCAGACGATGCTTGGTGTGGCTGATACGATCCTGGTCGCCTCGCTAGGGGCCGTGGCCCTAGCCGGGGTTGGGGCAGCATTGCAGGTGATCTATGTTATCACCGCCGCACTCAGTGCCTTATCCGTTGGGGTGGCTGTCCTGGTGGCGCAGGCGTATGGCGCCGGACGGTTGATTGAGGCAGGCGCTCTGGCTCGTCAGGGCCTGTTCTGGAGTATTTTAATCGGGCTGCCAATCACGGTAATCGGTTTACTGCTCACGCCTACACTTATTGGACTGTTTGGTTTAGCACCTGACGTCAGTCAGGTTGGTATCGATTATCTGGCGGTCACGATGAGCACCATTACGACCCTGACAATGATGCTATTGATCGGCGGCGTGCTGCGTGGTGTTGGTGATTCACGCACGCCAATGCTGATTACCGCCGTTGCCAATGTCATCAACGTGATTGCCAGTGCAATACTCATCTTCGGCTGGGCAGGCTTACCGGCGATGGGAGCAGTTGGCAGTGCGTGGGGGTCAGTTATTGCACGTCTAATAGGGGCAATATTGCTGGCAGGTATCCTGTGGCGTGGCCGCAATGGTGTACGGGCTGGGGGATCTGGGTTATGGTGGCCGCGCATTGAAGTTTTGCGCAACATCTTACGGATCGGAATGCCAGCCGCCGTGGAAGAGGTATTGATCATCGGCGCCATTGCCTCACTGACACCAGTAGTAGCAACGCTTGGTACGGTACCGCTGGCAGCGCATCGGGTAGCGATCAACGTGCTCTCTCTTTCATTTTTACCCGGTATCGGCTTTGGATTGGCAGCAACAGCATTGGTAGGACAGGCCGTTGGTGCACAGCGTCTGGCCGAGGCCCGTGCTGTCGCACAGATTGCTCTCCGTTGGGCGATCATCTGGATGGGAGGACTCGGCTTCCTCTTTGTCATATTTGCCGAAGGTCTGGTGCGCATATTTAATAACGATCCACAGTTGGTTGCCGAAGGTGCGGCAGCCGTGCGTATTGTTGCCCTCACACAGCCAGCATGGGCTATGACGTTTGCTCTAGGTGGCGCATTACGTGGTCTAGGAGATACTTTTTCGCCACTCGTGATTAGCGGCTCGGCGATTTGGATTTGTGTAGGTTTAGCCCTCGTCATCGTGCTATGGTGGGTGTCGGCATTGTGGGGTATCTGGCTAGCTTTCCTAATTGTTGGCCCATTTGAGGCAGCCGTTTTCTGGCGAAAGTGGCAGCAGCGTATAACCTCCTGGCAGCCGATTTCGTAG
- a CDS encoding amidohydrolase family protein has protein sequence MEHVDTLLTGGTVVTMDAEWRIFANGAVAIRDGVIVAVGPASELNERYTATETIDCRNCAIIPGLINGHAHVPMSLLRGLVADQQLDVWLFGYMFPVESQFVDAEFSFTGTLLSCAEMIRGGTTTFVDMYYFEEEVARAADQAGMRAICGQTVMRLPTPDADSFDAGIERARRFMTEWRGHPRIIATVAPHAPYTCTDDIYRQAAALCAEFGVPLITHLSETAREVEESIRDREVTPIRYAKRVGAFDVPCIAAHCVHATEDDLRLLREARAGAVPCPTSNLKLASGVAPFRRMIETGVRVGLGTDGPASNDDQDMFTEIQLAALLPKGLSGDPTAVPAREAFALATCWGARAIHLDHLIGSLEVGKRADIVVVELDRLHSAPRYTYAPDAIYSHLVYSSRAADVRDVLVDGKLLLRDRHLLTVDEDEIIDRAQAIATRINEFLATRERNLLAKILALGGVQQAEIFEIQVKARLDPGEVERVLALLNHPAITVTKTSERTQYDTYFIFANGERIRIREDHRTDPGARPQPKYTLTLMAEARRFDHPKAMMLSRARYTAPADHTVRFYREYFQPDRIEELEKRRRRWRILYRDHDFAINLDTLVGQADSGQFLEIKSRTWSRRDAEQRAQLISELLELAGITDDALILQEYVELVS, from the coding sequence ATGGAGCATGTTGACACTCTTCTCACCGGCGGCACCGTTGTGACGATGGATGCAGAGTGGCGAATTTTTGCCAACGGCGCTGTCGCGATCCGTGATGGTGTGATTGTAGCTGTGGGACCCGCAAGCGAACTGAACGAGCGTTACACCGCGACCGAGACGATTGATTGTCGTAATTGTGCGATTATTCCTGGCCTGATCAATGGCCACGCCCATGTCCCGATGAGTCTTTTGCGCGGTCTGGTTGCCGATCAACAACTTGATGTCTGGCTCTTCGGCTACATGTTTCCGGTAGAGAGTCAATTCGTTGATGCCGAGTTTAGCTTTACCGGTACGCTTTTGAGCTGCGCCGAGATGATCCGTGGCGGAACAACCACGTTCGTCGATATGTACTACTTCGAGGAAGAAGTAGCACGAGCAGCCGATCAGGCCGGAATGCGGGCAATCTGCGGGCAAACAGTGATGCGACTACCAACCCCCGATGCCGATTCGTTCGACGCCGGGATCGAGCGTGCCCGACGCTTCATGACCGAGTGGCGCGGCCATCCGCGCATTATCGCTACGGTCGCCCCGCATGCCCCCTATACCTGCACCGATGACATCTACCGACAGGCGGCTGCTCTTTGTGCCGAGTTTGGCGTTCCGCTGATTACCCATCTGTCTGAAACAGCACGGGAAGTCGAAGAGAGTATTCGCGACCGCGAAGTAACACCTATCCGTTACGCCAAACGAGTCGGTGCGTTTGATGTTCCGTGTATCGCCGCCCACTGCGTCCACGCAACCGAAGACGATCTGCGACTCTTGCGCGAAGCTCGTGCTGGCGCCGTGCCCTGCCCGACCAGTAATCTCAAATTGGCCAGCGGTGTCGCTCCTTTCCGCCGTATGATCGAGACGGGTGTACGGGTTGGGCTCGGTACCGATGGACCGGCAAGCAATGACGATCAGGATATGTTTACCGAGATTCAGTTGGCGGCGCTGCTCCCCAAGGGCCTCAGTGGCGATCCAACCGCCGTCCCGGCCCGTGAGGCATTCGCCCTCGCCACCTGCTGGGGGGCACGGGCCATTCATCTCGATCACCTGATCGGGTCGCTGGAAGTGGGCAAACGTGCCGATATTGTCGTAGTTGAACTGGATCGACTACACAGCGCACCACGCTACACCTACGCCCCAGATGCAATCTATTCCCATCTCGTATACAGCAGTCGGGCCGCCGATGTCCGTGATGTGTTGGTAGATGGCAAACTGTTACTCCGCGATCGCCACTTACTGACCGTTGATGAGGACGAGATTATTGATCGCGCCCAGGCTATTGCTACGCGCATTAACGAATTCCTTGCAACGCGCGAACGGAACCTACTCGCCAAGATTCTGGCCCTGGGTGGTGTCCAACAGGCCGAAATCTTTGAGATTCAGGTCAAAGCCCGTCTTGATCCAGGAGAGGTTGAACGGGTTCTAGCCCTTCTCAACCATCCGGCTATCACAGTGACCAAGACCAGCGAGCGGACGCAGTACGATACCTACTTTATCTTTGCCAATGGCGAGCGCATTCGGATCCGTGAAGATCATCGTACCGATCCAGGAGCACGACCGCAGCCCAAATACACGCTCACGCTGATGGCCGAAGCGCGCCGCTTCGATCATCCTAAAGCAATGATGCTCTCACGCGCACGTTATACTGCTCCGGCAGACCACACTGTGCGCTTCTACCGCGAGTATTTTCAACCCGACCGCATTGAAGAGTTGGAAAAGCGACGACGACGCTGGCGTATCCTCTACCGTGATCATGATTTTGCGATCAACCTTGATACCCTGGTCGGTCAGGCTGATAGCGGGCAATTCCTCGAAATCAAGAGTCGGACCTGGAGCCGTCGCGATGCCGAGCAGCGGGCGCAGTTGATCAGCGAATTACTCGAATTGGCCGGCATCACCGATGATGCACTGATATTGCAAGAGTATGTGGAGCTTGTATCATGA
- the coaE gene encoding dephospho-CoA kinase (Dephospho-CoA kinase (CoaE) performs the final step in coenzyme A biosynthesis.) encodes MKHPGIFLIGLTGGIACGKSTVLAMLAALGARTIDADRVTHRLQQPGTPVYQAIVEAFGPNILSTPGGAIDRRKLGNIVFNDPAALKRLEAIIHPAVRAEIRQFLAEVANAGGYATRLRPVERPVVVIDAIKLIESGWADECDQVWVVTCSPEQQIERLMTTRGMSLAEAQARIAAQPPQESRLSRADVIIDNSGSQANTRAQVEAAWQQALLASHGR; translated from the coding sequence ATGAAACATCCTGGCATCTTCTTGATCGGTCTGACCGGAGGTATTGCCTGTGGTAAGAGTACGGTTCTGGCAATGCTGGCCGCACTAGGTGCGCGCACAATTGACGCCGATCGGGTCACACATCGCCTGCAACAGCCGGGCACACCGGTTTATCAGGCGATTGTCGAGGCTTTTGGGCCAAACATCTTGAGTACGCCCGGTGGAGCCATTGATCGTCGCAAGCTCGGTAATATCGTCTTCAACGATCCGGCGGCGCTCAAGCGGCTAGAGGCAATCATCCATCCTGCGGTACGGGCCGAGATCAGGCAGTTTCTGGCTGAAGTAGCGAACGCTGGTGGATACGCGACTCGTCTACGCCCGGTGGAGCGACCGGTGGTGGTGATCGATGCGATTAAGCTCATCGAGTCGGGATGGGCCGACGAGTGCGATCAGGTGTGGGTCGTTACCTGCTCACCTGAACAGCAGATCGAGCGTTTGATGACGACTCGTGGCATGTCGCTGGCCGAGGCCCAGGCCCGTATCGCAGCTCAACCTCCTCAAGAAAGTCGGCTGAGTCGGGCCGATGTCATCATCGACAATAGCGGTTCACAGGCCAATACCCGCGCCCAGGTTGAAGCGGCTTGGCAGCAGGCCCTGCTCGCCAGTCACGGGCGATAG
- a CDS encoding transglycosylase domain-containing protein, with protein MARRPRPPLPRFRRRSPPPTPWLMRGLTFVGRWLNRLLFVVLVLVLCSLIGVIGLYFYYGRDLPPPELIDQHRSFENTRIYARDGITLLYEVIGPGVRVPVALDRIPQILRDATVAVEDANFYTNPGVDLPSVIRAFWQNLTAGETVSGASTITMQLVRTILLTPEEAQQQTIERKIREAILAIRVGQEYSKDQILSLYLNEVYYGAQAYGVEAAARRYFGKHVWELSRGEATLLAGLPQSPSVYNPFENLPLARARQRIVLNRMVEVGMISAAEADAIFAEPIRLVRPTVTIRAPHFVFYVHDLLVQRFGEEMVNRGGLQVITTLDPAWQMQAEQVAAEQVAALRERKANNAGVIMLSPDGQILAMVGSVDYNAPDGQVNVTLALRQPGSTLKPFIYAAALQRGWTPATILWDIPSRWQINGVVYEPRNYDGRFRGPVRLRLALANSLNIPAVRALEFVGIEAFVDLMTQFGVTSFTDPARYGLAMALGSNEVRLLELTGAYAGLRAGGRQVRPVAILRVTNSRGEVLETWQPTRGKPLLGPQSEQIAFLISDMLSDNAARWPVFGRNNVMELPGIPAAVKTGTSNDYRDSWAIGYTDAVIIGVWVGNNDNQPMAEVAGANGAGLIWRELMLRYHANRVARPFVPPTGIVEQPVCVETGGPPTPECPQVITERFVVGSGPVSALDFQTVRVGGDGSCLATTYTPPEEVRLVTFPVYPTEVAEWARRNGKVAPTSYCPPPREPERAVALLDLGEQSVITNTLIFIKGTARGPFILDVGSGTDPTDWQVLGQSSQPVEQGLLGMWNASSWLAGDYTIRLRVTLADGVVIEDRRLITYRP; from the coding sequence ATGGCACGTCGGCCTCGTCCACCGTTACCCCGTTTTCGTCGGCGGTCTCCGCCACCAACCCCATGGCTTATGCGCGGCCTAACGTTTGTCGGGCGCTGGTTGAATCGGCTGCTGTTTGTCGTGCTTGTCCTTGTATTGTGCAGCTTGATCGGGGTGATCGGACTGTACTTTTACTACGGTCGCGATCTCCCACCGCCAGAACTGATCGACCAGCACCGCAGCTTCGAGAATACGCGGATCTATGCTCGTGATGGGATCACGCTGCTCTACGAAGTTATCGGGCCGGGGGTGCGTGTTCCAGTAGCGCTTGACCGGATTCCTCAGATATTGCGCGATGCAACAGTAGCCGTTGAAGATGCGAATTTCTACACCAACCCAGGGGTTGATCTCCCAAGTGTCATCCGCGCTTTCTGGCAAAATCTGACTGCCGGCGAGACGGTTTCAGGGGCGAGTACGATTACGATGCAGTTGGTGCGGACAATTTTGTTGACTCCTGAAGAAGCCCAACAGCAAACGATTGAGCGTAAAATTCGTGAGGCAATTCTGGCTATTCGTGTTGGGCAAGAGTACAGTAAAGACCAGATTTTATCGCTCTATCTCAACGAGGTGTACTACGGTGCGCAGGCGTATGGGGTCGAGGCAGCAGCACGTCGTTATTTTGGGAAACATGTCTGGGAATTGAGTCGTGGTGAAGCAACGCTTCTCGCCGGTTTGCCGCAATCTCCTTCTGTTTACAATCCGTTTGAAAATCTGCCGCTGGCTCGTGCCCGCCAGCGTATCGTGTTGAACCGGATGGTCGAGGTTGGAATGATCAGTGCTGCCGAAGCCGATGCGATCTTCGCTGAACCGATCCGGCTGGTGAGACCAACGGTAACGATCAGAGCGCCACATTTTGTCTTTTACGTCCACGACCTGCTCGTCCAGCGCTTCGGCGAGGAGATGGTCAATCGTGGTGGGTTGCAGGTGATTACCACGCTTGACCCGGCGTGGCAGATGCAGGCCGAGCAAGTGGCTGCCGAGCAGGTGGCTGCTTTGCGCGAACGGAAAGCAAATAACGCTGGCGTGATCATGCTGTCGCCCGATGGGCAGATTCTGGCGATGGTGGGGAGTGTTGACTATAACGCGCCTGACGGACAAGTGAATGTCACTCTTGCCTTGCGTCAACCCGGTTCGACCCTGAAGCCGTTTATCTACGCGGCTGCGTTGCAGCGTGGTTGGACACCGGCAACCATATTGTGGGATATTCCTTCGCGCTGGCAAATAAACGGTGTTGTGTATGAGCCGCGCAATTATGATGGTCGTTTTCGAGGGCCGGTACGGTTACGGCTGGCGCTGGCAAATTCGCTCAATATTCCGGCAGTAAGGGCACTGGAATTTGTTGGGATTGAAGCATTTGTTGATCTGATGACGCAGTTCGGCGTGACTTCGTTTACCGATCCCGCTCGCTATGGATTGGCGATGGCGCTCGGTAGTAATGAGGTGCGGTTGCTCGAATTGACCGGTGCGTATGCCGGTTTGCGGGCTGGTGGCCGTCAGGTGCGTCCGGTTGCTATCTTGCGAGTGACGAACAGTCGCGGTGAGGTGCTCGAAACGTGGCAGCCGACTCGTGGTAAGCCGTTGCTTGGCCCGCAGAGTGAGCAAATTGCCTTTCTGATCAGTGATATGCTCAGCGATAATGCTGCACGCTGGCCGGTGTTTGGGCGCAATAATGTGATGGAGTTACCGGGTATTCCGGCAGCAGTTAAGACCGGAACCAGTAACGATTACCGCGATTCATGGGCGATTGGCTATACCGATGCTGTGATCATTGGGGTTTGGGTTGGGAATAATGATAATCAGCCAATGGCTGAAGTGGCCGGCGCCAACGGGGCTGGTCTGATCTGGCGTGAATTGATGTTACGGTATCACGCCAATCGGGTAGCCAGGCCGTTTGTGCCACCGACGGGCATTGTCGAGCAGCCTGTGTGTGTTGAAACCGGTGGCCCACCTACCCCTGAGTGCCCGCAGGTGATTACTGAACGCTTTGTGGTTGGGAGCGGCCCGGTCAGTGCACTCGACTTTCAAACGGTACGAGTGGGTGGTGATGGCTCGTGTTTGGCGACAACGTACACACCGCCAGAAGAGGTGCGCCTGGTGACGTTTCCGGTGTATCCGACCGAAGTTGCAGAATGGGCACGGCGCAATGGGAAAGTTGCGCCGACCAGCTACTGCCCACCGCCGCGTGAACCGGAGCGTGCAGTAGCATTGCTCGATCTTGGCGAGCAGAGTGTGATCACGAACACGTTGATCTTTATCAAAGGCACGGCCCGCGGCCCATTTATTCTCGACGTAGGGAGCGGCACCGATCCAACCGACTGGCAAGTGCTGGGGCAGAGCAGCCAGCCGGTTGAACAGGGATTACTCGGTATGTGGAATGCCAGCTCCTGGTTGGCAGGCGATTACACCATTCGGTTGCGCGTGACGCTGGCCGATGGTGTCGTGATCGAGGATCGCCGACTCATTACCTATCGCCCGTGA